The genomic interval GCGATCCGCCACCACCAGAATATCCATGGGCATGCCGATTCCGCGCAAAGCGCGACGAATCCGCACGCTTTCCTGGCGAGGGTTGTCCACGGGGTCGTCGGCGATCACCAGGATGTCCAGGTCGCTGTCCCGGTGCATTTGTCCCCGCACATAGGAACCAAAGAGAATGATCCGGCGCGGGCGGGCCGTT from Geoalkalibacter sp. carries:
- a CDS encoding nucleotidyltransferase domain-containing protein, producing TARPRRIILFGSYVRGQMHRDSDLDILVIADDPVDNPRQESVRIRRALRGIGMPMDILVVADRRLRELADAPGLIYREALREGKVVYDRKE